A region from the Halanaeroarchaeum sulfurireducens genome encodes:
- a CDS encoding type II toxin-antitoxin system antitoxin SocA domain-containing protein, translating to MNTRKMLPLALLYAHEEHQIDGRTRFQKLIFLMQMEGNLENLTPTDTYRFEPYDYGPFSSRLYDDLDAHIERGLIDDSKEKLDEEDDIVKYKYQLKPEGRDFVGEKISDGDIERIVQEAERIVREYGDIRLPDLIDIVYSKYPDYAENSVLR from the coding sequence ATGAACACCAGAAAGATGCTCCCGCTCGCGTTATTGTACGCTCATGAGGAGCATCAGATTGACGGGCGTACCCGATTCCAGAAGCTCATTTTCCTGATGCAGATGGAAGGGAATCTGGAAAACTTAACTCCCACCGACACATATCGGTTCGAACCATACGATTACGGGCCCTTCTCCAGTAGACTGTACGACGATTTAGATGCTCACATCGAGCGGGGTTTAATCGATGACTCGAAAGAGAAACTTGACGAAGAGGATGACATAGTCAAGTACAAGTATCAACTCAAGCCGGAGGGGCGGGATTTTGTCGGAGAAAAGATCTCTGACGGAGATATTGAACGGATAGTCCAAGAGGCAGAACGGATAGTACGGGAATACGGAGATATTCGGTTGCCAGATCTTATTGATATAGTTTACTCCAAATATCCAGATTATGCAGAGAACAGCGTCCTCAGATGA
- a CDS encoding phage NrS-1 polymerase family protein, which produces MIETLDSYTEAAYDGQTIRIIVAGQPPSWTSGPIDICDAEFYIPITGDRLSSTPATVTERTTELRGVYKAWKGAADPAEAAATLSVVDVQEFGGLPSEPSVDVDLSDTAVIERAQYGPASDVFRRLWTGSSAGYASQTEADVAFCSQLAYWTGGDGEQIERLVRQSDRNRAEWVSLVSEDTLYDERTIEQALELVDDYHDPQSEPGRL; this is translated from the coding sequence GTGATTGAGACGCTTGATTCCTATACTGAAGCTGCATACGACGGTCAGACCATTCGGATTATCGTTGCGGGGCAGCCACCGAGTTGGACCTCCGGGCCGATCGACATCTGTGATGCGGAGTTCTACATACCGATTACGGGTGATCGGCTGTCGTCGACGCCGGCGACAGTTACCGAGCGAACGACGGAACTCCGGGGTGTCTACAAGGCGTGGAAAGGAGCTGCCGACCCAGCCGAAGCCGCGGCGACGCTGTCTGTCGTCGATGTTCAGGAATTCGGTGGGTTGCCATCAGAGCCCAGTGTCGACGTTGATTTGAGTGATACCGCAGTCATCGAACGGGCACAGTACGGGCCCGCTAGTGACGTCTTCCGGCGGTTATGGACTGGCAGTAGTGCAGGGTATGCAAGTCAAACGGAGGCTGACGTCGCATTCTGCAGCCAGCTCGCGTATTGGACTGGCGGTGACGGCGAGCAAATAGAACGGCTGGTTCGACAATCGGATCGAAATCGAGCCGAGTGGGTGAGTCTTGTTTCAGAGGATACGCTGTACGACGAGCGAACTATCGAACAGGCACTCGAGCTTGTCGACGATTACCACGATCCCCAGTCAGAACCTGGTAGGCTTTGA